The Lachnospiraceae bacterium KM106-2 nucleotide sequence CGCCATTGGACAATCAGCCGAAGCGTCCGGCATCAACACTACTTTCTCAGGATTTAAGATCTTTGCACTTTCCCCCATAAAGGAGACACCACAGAACACGATGGTCTTAGCATCTACTGTTGTTGCAATCTTACTAAGATAGAAGGAGTCTCCTACATAGTCTGCGATTGCTTGCACTTCGTCGCGAACATAATAATGCGCTAATATGACGGCATTCTTTTCTTTCTTTAATCTTTTTATTTTTTCTTCTAATTGTTCCATTACTATCTCCTTGATTCGTCAAATAAATTTACTACTACTATGCCACTAAGTTTACTACTTGTCAAGATACCTGTCTTGTCACCTTTCTATACAAGCTGTCCTTTTGACATAATTTTTCCATAGTATTATAATAAGAAAAAACGTAATGAGGTGAATAACATGAGAATATTTATAATCATATGTGACCTTTTAATTCCTGCTCTTATGTTAGGAATTGGTATTATGTTCTCTAAAAAAATCCCTAGCAATATCAATGGTCTTGTAGGCTATCGTACCTCAATGTCTATGAAAAATGATGATACTTGGCAATTTGCGAACCAATATTGCGGCAAGCTCTGGTTTCGTTTAGGGCTTATTATGACAATTTTTTCTGCTCTATGCTGTCTTGTTTGCTATCTGCTATTTAGTCATCAAGTATTAGATATCGTTTCCCTCATTTTGATCGCTTTACAGACAATCGGTGTTGTTGTTTCCATCGCTCCTGTTGAAAAAGCCTTAAGGAAAACATTCGATGAAGATGGAAAACGCCTACACTAAAAAAGAGTTTGGTTTTCCAAACTCTTTTTTCTTTATACATCATTATCTTTGATCGATTTGCGTTTTGCATTTCGGTTTTTATTTTGGTTTTCTCTTGTGATCGGCGTCTGCCCATTACACTTTTTCATTCGACTCTCTTTGTTATCTGGCTGGCTATCCTTAGGCATAGTTACCTCCTGCTTATTAATGGTATACCCATAGACTACCCTGTCTAGCTCATCTTTATACGCTAATTGCCACACTCAATACTGATCTGATTAAACACGTCTAGGATTTCGTCCATCTCCAATGTCTTTTTTTCTGTACCTGCTCTATCTACAATACACTCCCCTTGATGCATCATGACCAGTCGGTTTCCATATTCTAGCGCATATCTAAGATTATGAGTAACCATGATCGTCGTTAACTGTTTCTCCTTCACAATTCGATCGGTCAATTCCATGATCGTCTCCGCCGTCTTTGGATCTAATGCCGCGGTATGTTCATCCAAGATCAAGAATTCGATTGGCGTCATGGTAGACATCAAAAGTGCCATTGCCTGCCTTTGACCTCCAGACAAATTACTTACCTTCACATCTAATTTATCTTCTAATCCCAAATTCAGCTGTCGTAAACAGTCACAATAATAATCTTTTCTTTTTTTATTTGTTCCTAATTTTAGATTAAATGGTTTGCCCTTATTATCCGCAAGTGACATATTTTCTAAGATCGTCATATTAGGACAGGTACCCATTGCTGGATTCTGATAGACTCTTCCAATCCGGCGATGCCGTCTATATTCCTTTTCATTGGTAATGTCCTGTCCTGCATTCTTGATCACTCCGCTATCAATATCGATACTGCCACAAATAATGTTAAGAAGCGAAGTTTTTCCTGAACCATTGCTACCTACGACAGATACAAATTCACCATCTTTTATAGTCAAGTTAAAATCCTGAAATAAGCACATCTCATTTACCGTACCTGGATTATATAATTTATTAATATGTAGTAATTCAAGCATTTTTCTTCACCTTCTTCTTTCTATCCATGCTGATGATCAAAATAAGCAGGAATAATGCAGCAGTTACCAATTTTAGATCATTAGAATCTAATCCACATGCAATTGCAATAGCAACACATAATTTATATACAATAGAACCAATCACAACGGTAGTCGTTATTTTAATAAAAGTAACCTTCTTTAACAAGTTGGTTCCTATAATAACAGATGCCAGACCAATGACCATGGTACCGGTACCAAGACTGGCATCAAAGAATCGAATCTGCTGGCTATAGACACAGCCGCCTAAAGACACAAGACCATTGGCAATTGCGAGTCCGACGATTTTAACAAAACCACTATCTTTCGCAAGTGAAGTTACCACCGTCGCATTTTCACCTGCTGCTCGAAGAAGGAAACCAGATCTTGTATTCAAATAAAAGTCTAATAAGAATTTACTTACCACTACAATCAAAAATGCAATGATAACCGTTTTATATGGTGATAAGAAACCTCCAAAGATCGTATTTACAATAGAATTATCAAAGATCGTATCCATTCCAAAGATCGGAACATTCGCAGTCCCGGCGATTCGCAAATTAACTGTATAAAGCGCTGTCATCATGATAATTCCTGACAGTAGATCTCTCACTTTAAACTTAACATGGATAATACCTGTTAGAATTCCTGCCACGACTCCCGCCGCAAAGGATAAGAGTAAGGTCAGAAACGGATTGATTCCTCTTGTTAATAATGCCACTGAGACCGCCGCACCAAGTGGGAAGCTCCCATCAACGGTCAGATCAGGAAAGTCCAATATTTTATATGTAATATAGATTCCAAGTGACATCAATGCATATGCCAATCCCTGTTCCAAAACTCCTAATAGGATATTTCCGATACTTCCCATCTTTCTTCCTCCTAATTTTTATTTTGTGATTTGATCAAATTTTTCCGTTGCCTGATCTATTACTTCTTTCTCAATTGTAATTTCTAAATTTGAAGCAACTTTTTGATTAATATATAACTTACTCTGCTTAATCTGCTCGAACTTTAACTCGCTTGCTTTCTTTTCTCCTTTTAATACTTTCGCTGCCATCTTACCGGTCTGTTTCCCGAGTGAGACATAATCGATTCCCTGTGATGCAAGGCATCCTTTTTTCACTTGTTCTACTTCACTGCCAAATACAGGTATCTTTTTGTCATTTGCTTTTGCTAAAACAGTAGGTAAGGCACTTACCACGGTATTATCTGTTAAGTTGTTTAAACAATCTACTTTATTTAAGAGATTATCAACTGCTAATGGAACATCTGAGATCGTATTAATACCCACCGTCTCTAACTGGAAACCATATTTTTTCACCGCTGCTTTGTATTCTTTGATTGCTGATTCCGAATTAACCTCGCTTGTCGTATAAATAATTCCGATTGTCTTTGCCTTAGGTAATACTCTGCGGATCATCTTCAACTGTTCTTCCACCGGAAGTTTATCACTGGTACCGGTTACTTCCCCAGATGGAGTACCATCTTCTTTGGCAAGCTTTGCTGCAACAGGATCTGTGACTGCTGTATAAATGACTGGAATCTTCGCACTTAAAGAAGCATTATAGGCACTTTGTGCACTTGGTGTTGCGATCGAACAGATTAAATCATTCTTTTTTGAAACAAAGTTCTGTGCGATCTGATTTGTCGTAGCCGTATCTGCCTCCGCATTTTTATATTCTACTTTTAAATTTTTACCTTCTACAATTCCCTCATCTTTTAAACCTTCTAAAAATCCCTTTCTACAGTTATCTAACGATGGATGCTGTGCAAACTGGGAGATGCCTATGGTATATACCTTACTCTTCCCTGTCTCTTTCTTGCCGCATCCACTTACACTTACTAAAATCATCATTACCACTACTACCATTGTTAACATTTTCTTTTTCATCTTCATTCATCCTTTCTTTTTTGAAAATATGAATAGAATATAGAAAGAAAATTACATTCTGCCTTTGATTAACTTTGAATCATGATTCGCATAAAAACTTTCCTACAAATAAAAAAAGCCTCAGGAAATATTCCTGAGACGGTAATATAAGTCTATTATCGCGGTACCACTCAAATTAATCAAACGATTCACTCTTTCTATGTACTATCATACATACCTTATTCATAACGAGTTTGGTTCCCGTCAGCGCCTACTATAAGTTCAGCCTGCCCTCAAAAGTCCATTCAGCTTACGAATCCATATTGCATTTCCACCATCTGCAACTCTCTGAAATATCATACAAAAGCTTACTAATCTTTCTCAACGGTTTCTAATATTTTACTTTACTTTATCATAATAACGCGTTAAATTATAATTGTCAATAAAAATTACAACTAATTTACATACACTTTACATTAGTTTATGTTATAATACATCTGTTGCCTAATGCAGAAGTCACAAAAATTTAAGAATTTTTTTGTTGCACTTTTAATTAAAAGCTTTATAATTAGGATTTGAGAATTAGGAAAAGGATTGATTTATATGAATAAAACACTTCAAAATATGAAGAAGAACACCTTGATCCAATATGCAGTATTAGCTATTATACTGAACCTTGTCATCGAAATCATGAATCGAAGAAGTATAACCGAATGCGTTAAATTCATTTATGCTTCTCCATTCGTCTTCTTATATAATGCATTTATTATTTTCTTTACATTTAGCATTACTCTACTTTTAAGGAGACGATTGTTTGCATTATCATTTTTATCGATTGTATGGTTAATCATTGGTATTGTAAACTGTGTTATCTTAGGTTTTCGAATGACTCCGTTCTCAGCAATTGATATATTACTTGCTAAAAATGCTCTTCAGATTTCTAGCAAATATTTATCATTCTTTGAAATGGTATTGATTGCTGTCGGAATAGTACTTTTAGTAGTTGCATTTGTTATTATGTGGATTAAGCTACCAAAAGATAAAGAAAAAAAGAATTACCTAAAGAATCTTTGTGCGATCGCCATCATCACTGTCTTTACAGTGGGACTTACTAAAATCGGTGTATCTACAAAATTATTATCTAATAACTTTGAAAATCTTGGATATGCTTATCAAAACTATGGTTTTGCTTATTGTTTCAGTAATAGTATTATTGATCGCGGTATTAGTAAACCAAGCGACTATTCAGAAGAAACTATGGCTGCCATCAAAAAACAAATTGATAGCAAAATGAATGAAGACAATGCAGCTAAAGAGAATGAGAAAACTCCAAATATCATTATGGTTCAATTAGAATCTTTCTTTGATATTAATAATGTAAAAGGACTTTCTTTCTCTGAACAACCTATTCCAAACTGGGTGAAGCTAAAAGAGAACTATTCTCATGGCTTCTTAACGGTACCTAGTGTAGGTGCCGGAACTGCAAATACTGAGTTCGAGATTTTAACCGGAATGAATACCGATTACTTCGGCGCTGGTGAATATCCTTATAAAACTGTTTTATCCAGTACTCCAACGGAAAGTTTAAGCACTGTACTAAAGCAACAAGGTTATTCAACTGCAGCAATTCATAACAATGACGGTACTTTCTATAATCGAAACACAGTCTATGCTAACTTAGGTTTCGATTCATTCACTCCGATCGAATACATGTATAATCTCACTTATAATCCATTGAATTGGGTAAAAGACGAGAACTTAACTGGAGTGATCAAAAGTTCTCTTGACGCTACGAAGAATCAAGATTTTGTCTTTACGGTAAGCGTACAGGGACATGGTCGTTATCCAAGTACTCAGATCGATTCTACCCAAAAGATCCAAGTAAGTGGAAACGATGATAACAAAGCGGCTCTTGAGTATTACACGAATCAGATCAATGAGATGGATACATTCGTAGGTGATCTGATTAAAATGATTGAAAGTCGTAAAGAACCAACTGTTCTAATCCTCTACGGTGATCATTTACCTACGTTAGGATTAACAGATGAAGACTTAACAAATAAAGATCTATTCCAGACAGAATATGTAATGTGGGATAACATTGGATTATCCAATGAAACAAAAGATTTGAATGCGAACGAACTAAATAATTATGTTTTTGATCGTCTCCAATTAAAGAAAGGCATTATTCAAACCGCAGAAGAGCTTTACTCCTCTTCTTCCGATTATACAGATAAAATGAAATTGATTGAATATGACTTACTTTACGGAAATCAATACTTATTGGATAGTACTTCTACTTTTACAACTTCTGATATGAAAATGGGATATAAAGATATCAGTGTAGAATCTGTATCGCAGACTGGAGAAGATATTATCGTAAAAGGTTCCAACTTCAATGAATTTAGTAAAGTACTCATCAATGATTCTTCCGTTACAACTGAGTACGTTGATGAGAATACGTTGAAAGTCACTGCAACCGAATTAAAGGACAAGGACAAAATTTCTGTTGGCCAATATGGTGATGATAATATTGAACTTGGGCAATGTGATAATTACGAATATTCAACACAATCTACGAAATAATCAAATATAAAAGGCTTTCTGTTTTCAGAGAGCCTTTTTTCTTTTGTTTTTTTCTATTAACAATGGACAAATTGTAATATTTTCCCTATAATTAGGTATAAGACAATGTCTATAAACTTAATAGGAGATATAAATATGCAGGGTCAATCTGATGTTCACATTAAGATGTTAGGTGAATTTTCGATTACATATGATAGCATCACACTAAGTGATCAAATTACCCATGCGAAAAAACCATTTCAACTATTAGAATACCTCATCACATTTCGTCATAAGGATATCTCGCAGATGGAACTCATAGATCTTCTCTGGCCTGATGGTACAAGCGAAAATCCGGCAGGTGCATTAAAGACCTTATTACATCGGGTCAGGAAATTAATTGCTATCTTCCCTTTTGATTTTCCATTGATCTGTTGGCAAAGAGGAACGTATGCATTCAATACTGAGATTCCTTGTAGCGTCGATATCGATATTTTTGAATCACTCTATAAAAAAGGGATGCAGGCACAAGATCATACAGATAAACTAACTCATTACTTACAAGCTATCGACCTATATAAGGGGGATTTCTTACCAAAATCCAATCTTGAGACTTGGGTCATTCCTATTTCAGCCTATTATCATTCTCTCTACCTTAAAATTATTCACGAGACCATTCGATTATTATATGAAAAGGATGATTACGAAAAAATACAGGCGATCTGCTATCAAGCATTAGTCATAGATTCATATGACGAAGACATTCATTATCAGCTGATTTTTTGTTTATCTGCCTTAGGCGAAGACCATGCCGCGATCGAACACTATAATTACGTAAATAACTTGTTTATGAAGCGATTTGGCATTTCACCAAGTGAGAAATTTAATACGTTATATAAAACGATTCTCAGTAAAACCCACAATGCCGAAAACAATCTGACACTCATTCGGAATAGTCTTAGCGAGACTGCTGCAACAGTATGTGGAGCCTACTTATGTGATTATGCTGTATTCAAAGACATCTACCAGCTAAAAGCACGTTCGGCCAAACGTAATAACGAGACTATCTATTTATGTCTGTTCACCATTGCTTCTGATACCTCAAAGCGCGGTGATAAGTTATCCGTTGAGACGATGAACAAAGCAATGAACATTTTGAACAACTGCATCCGTTCCTCTTTACGAAGCAGCGACGTCTATTCTCGTTACAGTGTAAGTCAATATATTCTCATGCTTCCGGTATCTAGTTACGAGAACGGCTGTATGGTTCTAAAGAGAATTATGCATTCATTTATTCTTGCGAGCAAATATCTCCCTATTACATGTACATATAAGCTTCTTCCCATCTCTGTTCTATAATGAAAGAAAAAGCGATTGCAAAAAGGTAGTGCTCCCTTCTGCAATCGCTTTTTTTCTACTATAATCTTTTTGGTTTGTATGCCTTACGTTCTACACGAACTAAATTCATGATTGTAGAGTCATCTTTATCTGTTGCTTGATAACATTCAAAATCAGTAAAAATACGTAACACATCTTCTCTTCTGATATCCCATAAATGATATTTATTATAATGGGTTGTTTTTTTATTTGGGAATGAAAGAATCACTTCATTAATCTTGCAACGATCTACTAGTTCTTTTAATACAGTTGGATCTGGTAAATGTTCAATTGTTTCTAAACATAGAAGAACATCAAATTTTGCATCAACAGAAGTTGGATCGCCTAATACAAAATCAACCTTATCAGAAGCAAAATTTGCTTTCGCTTGATTAATTGCTTTCTCTGCTCTATCATAACCTCTTACGGATTGTACATCTGGGTTTTTACTGATCAAATAACTTCCGTATCCAACGCCACATGCGATATCAAGTACATCTCCATACACATATTGTCTTGCATACATATAACGCTCTAATCCTCTGCGGATGATGATATCCTCTTCTAATTGATCAATGCTTTGTTTATCGATAATAATTCTTTCCATCTCTTTATACTTAACCATTTTATTTATTCCCTCTCTCTATTTCCATGATTTTATTAATTACGGCACTTAGAGTACCTTTCATATCTGCAATCTCATCAGCTCTCTGTTTCACCAGTTGTCTTTGTTGTTCTAAGAAGTTATTGTCTCCCACATATCTTCTTATTGCTACTAGCATTTCGTCGTAATCTGCTGCCATAAAGTCCTCTCCACACGTATGTGACACATCCCCTATCGGTAATGTAAGGATCGGCACCCCTTTATACATTGCATCAAAGCAAGAACGGCCACCGCCACTTCGAATTGGATTTAAATACAGATCACAGAAACCAATACATTCACTTGCACCCGGTAAAAATCCTAAAATATGAATTCGCTTCTTGTCATTGATCTGATTTATGATTCGCTCCTCATCATTTACTCTTCCTACTAAAGCGATTTCACATTGGGGGATCTCATTTAATAGCGTATTCAGATATTCGATAAACTCCTGATTGATCTCTACATCTAAACGATTTCCGATCACCCCGATCAAGAAGCTCGCTTCAGAGATATGAAATTGTTCTCTCGTATAAGTCTCTGCCGTTACTCTATATTGATAATTAATCTCTGTTTCTAGTACCCTTTGATAATCCAATGTCTGATCAATAGTAGCCTGATCCTGATCACGTAACTTTCTTCCTACTAGTAGATATCTAGAACAAGAAACCGGGATCTTATAGGAGCAAGGTAAGGATGCCGTTGTTGTAAAATACGAGCAATAATCGGCAACTACACTAGAACCGCCAATATTATATACAAGACTAGGGTTCAATTGATAAATTATATCGATCAACTGCTGGATCACAGATATATTCGGCATCAGAACGGGATTTTGTATATACTCGATCATCTCATCTTTATAACTGATCTTAGAACTCTTTTCATAGTCCGCCAAATAATTTGTCTGAAAATTGGAATTCAAGTTTTCATTTAAGTAATAGTGCATACCTGCATCATTTACGATGATCACTTTTTTCCCTAAATCATGCTGTAAGGTATACGCATAATCAAGAACTCGGATCGTAGGTGCATGCATCGTGCTTAACATCTGACTCGTAACGATCACAATAGTATCTTCCTCTCTCTCCTCTATCTCACGATAAGGATACTGATTAGGAATGATATTACTGATGGATTCGAAGATATAATGATATAAATAGCGGATATCCCCGTCTTTGATCGTTACCTCATTATATCGGAATAAGATAACCTGAAGATTCCAATATAGCTCCCACACCTCTTCTAACGTAATATCAGGAGCAAAACAAGAATGATACAAGATCGTTGCCACCTGATTCATCACTTCAGAGCTTCTTGTGTCACTGCCTTCTTGAAACGCTACGGTAATCAAGGTATCTCTCTCTTCTTTGGTTAAATCTTTGATGATCTCATTATGTTCATAAAAAGATCGAATGATCGCTAACTGCTCCTTATTCATGTTCTGTACTCCCCGTCTTCATGGCCTCATACCAGCTATAAAAAGCTTTTAGGCCAGTCCTAATATCAGTCTTTGGACTTGTATGAATGATCTTCTCCAATTCGCTTACATCGGCGTAAGTTTTATCTACATCCCCTACAACTCGATCAGTAAATTCTAATTTTGCTTTCTTTCCAATTGTCTCTTCTAGCGCTTGAATAAAATCCATTAACATAACAGGTTTTCCATTACCAATATTATAGATTTTGTATTCTCCTGCAACTTCTTTCTGTCCTTGTACTTTGATCAATTCCATTACGCTGGTGATCAGATCATCAATAAATGTGAAATCACGATACTGTTTCCCATAGTTATAGACTTCAATGGTTTCCTCATTTAATATCTTTTCTGTAAAAGTATAATATGCCATATCCGGTCTACCATTTGGACCATATACCGTGAAGAATCTAAGGCCGACCGAGTTAAATTTGAAGTTATTGCTATAGACATGGGCAAATAATTCATTACTCTTTTTCGTTGCTGCATACAAGCTGACTGGATGATCCACCATCTGATCTTCTCTGAATTTCATCTCATTACTATTTCCATAAACAGAACTAGAGGAAGCATATAATAATTGCTCTACTCCGCAATTTCTGCATACTTCTAGCACATTAAACATCCCGATCACATTCGAGTCTATGTATGCTCTTGGATGAGTGATACTATACCTCACCCCTGCCTGCGCGGCAAGGTTAATGAAAAATTTGATATTATGTTCTTTTACGATTTCCTCAAGTGGCTCATAATCTTTCAGATCACCATAATAGAAACGATAATTCTCATATTGTTCTAGTTCTTTAACGCGGTTCTTCTTGATCTCTACGTCATAATAATCATTTAAATTATCATAACCGACCACGGTGTATCCTTCTTCTAATAATCGTTTGGATAAATGAAACCCAATAAATCCAGCCCCACCCGTTATTAAATACTTCTTATAGTTCATATTACATCTCATGTTATACACCTATTCCATAATACTGGAATCCCTTTTCCTCAAGATATTCTCTGTTGTATACATTTCTAAGATCGAAGAAATGATTGCCATGCATAGTATCCTTAACTCGGTCTAGATTCAAATTTCTGAACAGATTCCATTCTGTTAAGAGAACTAAACCATCCGCATCCTCAAGGACGCTATATTCGTCTTTGGCAAATTCGATCTTGTGCATAAGATTTTCAAAGTGATATCTCGCTTCTTTCTCACCTTCTGGATCGAAGATTTTAATCTGCGCTCCTAAACGGACTAATTCTTTTATGATTACTAAAGAAGGGGCCTCACGCATATCATCCGTCTCAGGCTTAAAGGTAATTCCCAAAATAGCAATTACTTTACCTTCAAGATTTTTCATATTTTTTGCAATCTTATCGACCATTTTAAATTTCTGAAGTTCATTAGCTGCAACAACCGCCTCAACTACTTGAAGACGCTCATCATGCTGCTTTGCTATTTCAATTAATGCTGTTGTATCCTTTGGGAAACAGCTTCCGCCATACCCTGGTCCTGCATGAAGAAACTTCGGTGAAATACGGCCATCTTTGCCAAGAGATTCGGCTACCTTCTTTACATTCGCACCTACCTTCTCGCACACATTGGCTATTTCATTCATAAAAGTAATCTTCGTTGCAAGAAATGCATTATTGGCATATTTGATCATTTCCGCTGTTGCTACTTCACACTCTACAAATGGTGCGTTATTTCGATAAAGTACCTTATATACATTCTTCATGATATCTAATGCTTTTTCTGACTCGGTACCAAGAACGATACGGTCCGGATGTCTAAAGTCATAGACAGCACTTCCTTCTCGTAAGAATTCTGGATTTGAAACAACATCAAAAGTTACGTCATTACATTCACGTAAATCCAATTGCTCCTGAATGATTTTTCTTGTCTCTGCACCGGTACCAACCGGTACTGTCGATTTATTTACTATTACTTTATACTCGTCGATATACTTTCCAATCATTTCTGTTACATTGTATACGTAACTTAAATTGGCTTTTCCACTTTCATCAGCTGGAGTACCTACTGCAATGAAAATTACTTCCGCTTTCTTAATTGCACTTTCAATATTAGTAGTGAATTCTATCTTCTCTCGTTCTCTGCACTTAGCTAGAACTTCCTGTAATCCCGGTTCATAGATTGGGCAGCTATTTCTATTTAATAGGTCGATCTTCTCTTTATTGTTATCTACACAGATCACATCGTTACCAAAATCACTTAATAAAACACCTGTCACAAGTCCAACATAGCCAGTTCCAATGACTGTAACTTTCATACCGTTCTCCATTCTATATTTACATTTATACTATATATCGACATAATATTACTTATTCCGCACTGGTGGTTTTATCCAATTACAATTTCTATTGAAAGCAAAAAAGGACAAGGTCATTCGACCTTGTCCTTTGAGGCTGTCGATAAAGTCGTCAGCCTTGGATGAAAGGCACCTTTCATCCAGTTTTCAATCAGAATGCCTAGCGTGCGCTCGTGCAAGTTGCAAATGACGCAACCTACTTACGCTAGGCCAGAAGACGAAAAGCGTCGTTTCCGGCTTCTGATTCGTAATGGAGAACGAAGTTCTCCAAACCTCTCCCCGAGATGCAGATTGTGTGAGCGAAAGTAATTGTCTACAATCTGAAAAAGGACAAGGTCATTCGACCTTGTCCTTTTTTGTTATATTTATTTACGATACACTTCCGAAAAAGTCCATTAAGGAAATCTGGTTTGTATTTGGTAAATCTGCTAGAAGACCTAACTCAGACATTAAGTCTACTACTGTTTGTGATACTTTAGATCTTTGTTTAAAATCATCTTTTGATAAGAACTTACCGTGAGAAACTGCTTCGACAACTGCCTCGGCTGCTTTCTCACCAAGACCATCGATCGTATCAAGTGCAGGCATCAATTTTCCATCAATAATCTGGAAATGGTGAGCCTCTGCCCGGTAAATATCAATTGGTTCAAATTCAAATCCTCTTGCATACATTTCTTGAACAATACGCATATCCTTATACGTATCCTGTTCCTTCTTACTTAGCTCATTCATACGTTTCTTATAATCAGCCATATGATACTCTAGTTTCTCCCTGCCAAGACACATTAACTCATAGTTAAAGGCACTGGCACGAATACTAAAATAAGCTGCATAATAAGCAAGTGGATAATATACCTTAAAGTAAGCAATTCTAAATGCCATCATTACGTAGGCACAAGCATGCGCTTTCGGGAACATGTACTTGATCTTTTTACAAGATTCAATATACCAGTCTTCAATTCCAGCATCAAGC carries:
- a CDS encoding putative membrane protein, which translates into the protein MRIFIIICDLLIPALMLGIGIMFSKKIPSNINGLVGYRTSMSMKNDDTWQFANQYCGKLWFRLGLIMTIFSALCCLVCYLLFSHQVLDIVSLILIALQTIGVVVSIAPVEKALRKTFDEDGKRLH
- a CDS encoding methionine ABC transporter ATP-binding protein; its protein translation is MLELLHINKLYNPGTVNEMCLFQDFNLTIKDGEFVSVVGSNGSGKTSLLNIICGSIDIDSGVIKNAGQDITNEKEYRRHRRIGRVYQNPAMGTCPNMTILENMSLADNKGKPFNLKLGTNKKRKDYYCDCLRQLNLGLEDKLDVKVSNLSGGQRQAMALLMSTMTPIEFLILDEHTAALDPKTAETIMELTDRIVKEKQLTTIMVTHNLRYALEYGNRLVMMHQGECIVDRAGTEKKTLEMDEILDVFNQISIECGN
- a CDS encoding ABC transporter, permease protein, with product MGSIGNILLGVLEQGLAYALMSLGIYITYKILDFPDLTVDGSFPLGAAVSVALLTRGINPFLTLLLSFAAGVVAGILTGIIHVKFKVRDLLSGIIMMTALYTVNLRIAGTANVPIFGMDTIFDNSIVNTIFGGFLSPYKTVIIAFLIVVVSKFLLDFYLNTRSGFLLRAAGENATVVTSLAKDSGFVKIVGLAIANGLVSLGGCVYSQQIRFFDASLGTGTMVIGLASVIIGTNLLKKVTFIKITTTVVIGSIVYKLCVAIAIACGLDSNDLKLVTAALFLLILIISMDRKKKVKKNA
- a CDS encoding ABC transporter substrate-binding protein, whose protein sequence is MKKKMLTMVVVVMMILVSVSGCGKKETGKSKVYTIGISQFAQHPSLDNCRKGFLEGLKDEGIVEGKNLKVEYKNAEADTATTNQIAQNFVSKKNDLICSIATPSAQSAYNASLSAKIPVIYTAVTDPVAAKLAKEDGTPSGEVTGTSDKLPVEEQLKMIRRVLPKAKTIGIIYTTSEVNSESAIKEYKAAVKKYGFQLETVGINTISDVPLAVDNLLNKVDCLNNLTDNTVVSALPTVLAKANDKKIPVFGSEVEQVKKGCLASQGIDYVSLGKQTGKMAAKVLKGEKKASELKFEQIKQSKLYINQKVASNLEITIEKEVIDQATEKFDQITK
- a CDS encoding glycosyl transferase, family 2:glycosyl transferase, group 1, with the translated sequence MVKYKEMERIIIDKQSIDQLEEDIIIRRGLERYMYARQYVYGDVLDIACGVGYGSYLISKNPDVQSVRGYDRAEKAINQAKANFASDKVDFVLGDPTSVDAKFDVLLCLETIEHLPDPTVLKELVDRCKINEVILSFPNKKTTHYNKYHLWDIRREDVLRIFTDFECYQATDKDDSTIMNLVRVERKAYKPKRL
- a CDS encoding protein containing a domain related to multimeric flavodoxin WrbA family, which gives rise to MNKEQLAIIRSFYEHNEIIKDLTKEERDTLITVAFQEGSDTRSSEVMNQVATILYHSCFAPDITLEEVWELYWNLQVILFRYNEVTIKDGDIRYLYHYIFESISNIIPNQYPYREIEEREEDTIVIVTSQMLSTMHAPTIRVLDYAYTLQHDLGKKVIIVNDAGMHYYLNENLNSNFQTNYLADYEKSSKISYKDEMIEYIQNPVLMPNISVIQQLIDIIYQLNPSLVYNIGGSSVVADYCSYFTTTASLPCSYKIPVSCSRYLLVGRKLRDQDQATIDQTLDYQRVLETEINYQYRVTAETYTREQFHISEASFLIGVIGNRLDVEINQEFIEYLNTLLNEIPQCEIALVGRVNDEERIINQINDKKRIHILGFLPGASECIGFCDLYLNPIRSGGGRSCFDAMYKGVPILTLPIGDVSHTCGEDFMAADYDEMLVAIRRYVGDNNFLEQQRQLVKQRADEIADMKGTLSAVINKIMEIERGNK
- a CDS encoding dTDP-glucose 4,6-dehydratase, whose amino-acid sequence is MRCNMNYKKYLITGGAGFIGFHLSKRLLEEGYTVVGYDNLNDYYDVEIKKNRVKELEQYENYRFYYGDLKDYEPLEEIVKEHNIKFFINLAAQAGVRYSITHPRAYIDSNVIGMFNVLEVCRNCGVEQLLYASSSSVYGNSNEMKFREDQMVDHPVSLYAATKKSNELFAHVYSNNFKFNSVGLRFFTVYGPNGRPDMAYYTFTEKILNEETIEVYNYGKQYRDFTFIDDLITSVMELIKVQGQKEVAGEYKIYNIGNGKPVMLMDFIQALEETIGKKAKLEFTDRVVGDVDKTYADVSELEKIIHTSPKTDIRTGLKAFYSWYEAMKTGSTEHE
- a CDS encoding UDP-glucose dehydrogenase codes for the protein MKVTVIGTGYVGLVTGVLLSDFGNDVICVDNNKEKIDLLNRNSCPIYEPGLQEVLAKCREREKIEFTTNIESAIKKAEVIFIAVGTPADESGKANLSYVYNVTEMIGKYIDEYKVIVNKSTVPVGTGAETRKIIQEQLDLRECNDVTFDVVSNPEFLREGSAVYDFRHPDRIVLGTESEKALDIMKNVYKVLYRNNAPFVECEVATAEMIKYANNAFLATKITFMNEIANVCEKVGANVKKVAESLGKDGRISPKFLHAGPGYGGSCFPKDTTALIEIAKQHDERLQVVEAVVAANELQKFKMVDKIAKNMKNLEGKVIAILGITFKPETDDMREAPSLVIIKELVRLGAQIKIFDPEGEKEARYHFENLMHKIEFAKDEYSVLEDADGLVLLTEWNLFRNLNLDRVKDTMHGNHFFDLRNVYNREYLEEKGFQYYGIGV